A genomic region of Gossypium hirsutum isolate 1008001.06 chromosome D01, Gossypium_hirsutum_v2.1, whole genome shotgun sequence contains the following coding sequences:
- the LOC107922560 gene encoding sulfite exporter TauE/SafE family protein 4 isoform X1 produces MATKGFVLYLLSGFSIAVLSVLFIQKSNNDNMNQSSNLLESPYNLSTTEKVWPALELNWRLVMATVIGFLGSACGTVGGVGGGGIFVPMLTLIVGFDTKSAAAISKCMIMGASASSVWYNLRVPHPTKEVPIIDYDLALLFQPMLMLGITVGVALSVVFPYWLITVLIIILFLGTSSRSFYRGIEMWKEETILNKELTKPQESFVNSRGELLIDTEYEPLVPKEEKSKLQILCFNLRWKRLLVLATVWVLFTVIQVIKNDVVPCTTLYWVLFCLQFPIATLVFGYEATKLYKEHKKRMSTGNAETVCGASIQWSPLNIAFCALCGILGGTVGGLLGSGGGFILGPLLLEIGVIPQVASATATFVMMFSSSLSVVEFYLLKRFPMPYALYLMGVSILAGFWGQYFVRKLITILRRASLIVFILSGVIFASALTMGVIGIERSIRMIHNHEFMGFLDFCSSQ; encoded by the exons ATGGCGACCAAAGGGTTCGTTTTGTATCTGCTGTCCGGTTTTTCGATAGCAGTTCTCTCTGTTTTGTTCATCCAAAAAAGCAACAACGACAACATGAACCAAAGCTCAAATCTCTTAGAGTCCCCATATAATTTATCCACCACTGAAAAAGTTTGGCCt GCATTGGAGTTGAACTGGAGGCTTGTAATGGCGACGGTGATAGGGTTTCTAGGATCAGCATGTGGTACGGTGGGCGGCGTTGGCGGCGGCGGCATTTTTGTTCCAATGCTTACCTTGATTGTTGGATTTGATACCAAATCTGCCGCTGCTATTTCCAAAT GCATGATCATGGGGGCATCAGCATCGTCAGTTTGGTATAATCTTAGAGTGCCGCATCCCACAAAGGAAGTGCCAATCATTGACTACGATTTGGCTCTTCTTTTCCAGCCTATGTTGATGCTTGGCATCACTGTTGGGGTTGCCTTGAGCGTCGTTTTCCCTTATTGGCTCATTACTGTGCTCATCATCATACTCTTCTTAG GTACGTCTTCAAGGTCTTTCTATAGGGGTATTGAAATGTGGAAAGAAGAGACAATTTTGAAT AAAGAACTCACCAAGCCACAAGAATCTTTTGTTAATTCCAGGGGTGAAT TACTGATAGATACAGAGTACGAACCATTGGTTCCAAAAGAAGAGAAATCAAAACTG CAAATACTGTGTTTCAATCTAAGGTGGAAAAGGCTTTTGGTACTGGCTACAGTTTGGGTACTTTTCACAGTTATTCAAGTCATCAAG AATGATGTGGTTCCCTGTACCACTTTGTATTGGGTATTGTTTTGCTTACAG TTCCCCATAGCAACACTGGTTTTTGGATATGAAGCAACTAAATTATACAAAGAACATAAGAAGAGAATGAGCACTGGGAACGCTGAAACAGTTTGTGGAGCTTCAATTCAATGGAGTCCATTGAACATTGCATTTTGTGCACTTTGTGGCATCTTGGGAGGCACTGTTGGTGGATTGCTTGGTTCTGGTGGTGGATTCATTTTGGGTCCTCTCCTCCTTGAAATTGGTGTGATTCCACAG GTGGCTAGTGCAACAGCAACATTCGTAATGATGTTCTCTTCATCCTTATCCGTTGTTGAATTCTATTTGCTTAAGAGGTTCCCAATGCCCTATG CTTTGTACTTGATGGGAGTATCTATTTTGGCTGGTTTCTGGGGACAGTATTTCGTGAGAAAACTAATAACAATCCTTAGGAGAGCTTCACTTATAGTGTTCATCCTATCTGGTGTCATCTTTGCAAGTGCTCTCACCATGG GAGTCATAGGCATTGAGAGAAGCATTCGAATGATTCACAACCATGAGTTCATGGGGTTTTTAGATTTTTGCAGCAGTCAATGA
- the LOC107922560 gene encoding sulfite exporter TauE/SafE family protein 4 isoform X3, which translates to MATKGFVLYLLSGFSIAVLSVLFIQKSNNDNMNQSSNLLESPYNLSTTEKVWPALELNWRLVMATVIGFLGSACGTVGGVGGGGIFVPMLTLIVGFDTKSAAAISKCMIMGASASSVWYNLRVPHPTKEVPIIDYDLALLFQPMLMLGITVGVALSVVFPYWLITVLIIILFLGTSSRSFYRGIEMWKEETILNKELTKPQESFVNSRGELLIDTEYEPLVPKEEKSKLQILCFNLRWKRLLVLATVWVLFTVIQVIKNDVVPCTTLYWVLFCLQFPIATLVFGYEATKLYKEHKKRMSTGNAETVCGASIQWSPLNIAFCALCGILGGTVGGLLGSGGGFILGPLLLEIGVIPQVASATATFVMMFSSSLSVVEFYLLKRFPMPYGVIGIERSIRMIHNHEFMGFLDFCSSQ; encoded by the exons ATGGCGACCAAAGGGTTCGTTTTGTATCTGCTGTCCGGTTTTTCGATAGCAGTTCTCTCTGTTTTGTTCATCCAAAAAAGCAACAACGACAACATGAACCAAAGCTCAAATCTCTTAGAGTCCCCATATAATTTATCCACCACTGAAAAAGTTTGGCCt GCATTGGAGTTGAACTGGAGGCTTGTAATGGCGACGGTGATAGGGTTTCTAGGATCAGCATGTGGTACGGTGGGCGGCGTTGGCGGCGGCGGCATTTTTGTTCCAATGCTTACCTTGATTGTTGGATTTGATACCAAATCTGCCGCTGCTATTTCCAAAT GCATGATCATGGGGGCATCAGCATCGTCAGTTTGGTATAATCTTAGAGTGCCGCATCCCACAAAGGAAGTGCCAATCATTGACTACGATTTGGCTCTTCTTTTCCAGCCTATGTTGATGCTTGGCATCACTGTTGGGGTTGCCTTGAGCGTCGTTTTCCCTTATTGGCTCATTACTGTGCTCATCATCATACTCTTCTTAG GTACGTCTTCAAGGTCTTTCTATAGGGGTATTGAAATGTGGAAAGAAGAGACAATTTTGAAT AAAGAACTCACCAAGCCACAAGAATCTTTTGTTAATTCCAGGGGTGAAT TACTGATAGATACAGAGTACGAACCATTGGTTCCAAAAGAAGAGAAATCAAAACTG CAAATACTGTGTTTCAATCTAAGGTGGAAAAGGCTTTTGGTACTGGCTACAGTTTGGGTACTTTTCACAGTTATTCAAGTCATCAAG AATGATGTGGTTCCCTGTACCACTTTGTATTGGGTATTGTTTTGCTTACAG TTCCCCATAGCAACACTGGTTTTTGGATATGAAGCAACTAAATTATACAAAGAACATAAGAAGAGAATGAGCACTGGGAACGCTGAAACAGTTTGTGGAGCTTCAATTCAATGGAGTCCATTGAACATTGCATTTTGTGCACTTTGTGGCATCTTGGGAGGCACTGTTGGTGGATTGCTTGGTTCTGGTGGTGGATTCATTTTGGGTCCTCTCCTCCTTGAAATTGGTGTGATTCCACAG GTGGCTAGTGCAACAGCAACATTCGTAATGATGTTCTCTTCATCCTTATCCGTTGTTGAATTCTATTTGCTTAAGAGGTTCCCAATGCCCTATG GAGTCATAGGCATTGAGAGAAGCATTCGAATGATTCACAACCATGAGTTCATGGGGTTTTTAGATTTTTGCAGCAGTCAATGA
- the LOC107922560 gene encoding sulfite exporter TauE/SafE family protein 4 isoform X2: protein MATKGFVLYLLSGFSIAVLSVLFIQKSNNDNMNQSSNLLESPYNLSTTEKVWPALELNWRLVMATVIGFLGSACGTVGGVGGGGIFVPMLTLIVGFDTKSAAAISKCMIMGASASSVWYNLRVPHPTKEVPIIDYDLALLFQPMLMLGITVGVALSVVFPYWLITVLIIILFLVLIDTEYEPLVPKEEKSKLQILCFNLRWKRLLVLATVWVLFTVIQVIKNDVVPCTTLYWVLFCLQFPIATLVFGYEATKLYKEHKKRMSTGNAETVCGASIQWSPLNIAFCALCGILGGTVGGLLGSGGGFILGPLLLEIGVIPQVASATATFVMMFSSSLSVVEFYLLKRFPMPYALYLMGVSILAGFWGQYFVRKLITILRRASLIVFILSGVIFASALTMGVIGIERSIRMIHNHEFMGFLDFCSSQ, encoded by the exons ATGGCGACCAAAGGGTTCGTTTTGTATCTGCTGTCCGGTTTTTCGATAGCAGTTCTCTCTGTTTTGTTCATCCAAAAAAGCAACAACGACAACATGAACCAAAGCTCAAATCTCTTAGAGTCCCCATATAATTTATCCACCACTGAAAAAGTTTGGCCt GCATTGGAGTTGAACTGGAGGCTTGTAATGGCGACGGTGATAGGGTTTCTAGGATCAGCATGTGGTACGGTGGGCGGCGTTGGCGGCGGCGGCATTTTTGTTCCAATGCTTACCTTGATTGTTGGATTTGATACCAAATCTGCCGCTGCTATTTCCAAAT GCATGATCATGGGGGCATCAGCATCGTCAGTTTGGTATAATCTTAGAGTGCCGCATCCCACAAAGGAAGTGCCAATCATTGACTACGATTTGGCTCTTCTTTTCCAGCCTATGTTGATGCTTGGCATCACTGTTGGGGTTGCCTTGAGCGTCGTTTTCCCTTATTGGCTCATTACTGTGCTCATCATCATACTCTTCTTAG TACTGATAGATACAGAGTACGAACCATTGGTTCCAAAAGAAGAGAAATCAAAACTG CAAATACTGTGTTTCAATCTAAGGTGGAAAAGGCTTTTGGTACTGGCTACAGTTTGGGTACTTTTCACAGTTATTCAAGTCATCAAG AATGATGTGGTTCCCTGTACCACTTTGTATTGGGTATTGTTTTGCTTACAG TTCCCCATAGCAACACTGGTTTTTGGATATGAAGCAACTAAATTATACAAAGAACATAAGAAGAGAATGAGCACTGGGAACGCTGAAACAGTTTGTGGAGCTTCAATTCAATGGAGTCCATTGAACATTGCATTTTGTGCACTTTGTGGCATCTTGGGAGGCACTGTTGGTGGATTGCTTGGTTCTGGTGGTGGATTCATTTTGGGTCCTCTCCTCCTTGAAATTGGTGTGATTCCACAG GTGGCTAGTGCAACAGCAACATTCGTAATGATGTTCTCTTCATCCTTATCCGTTGTTGAATTCTATTTGCTTAAGAGGTTCCCAATGCCCTATG CTTTGTACTTGATGGGAGTATCTATTTTGGCTGGTTTCTGGGGACAGTATTTCGTGAGAAAACTAATAACAATCCTTAGGAGAGCTTCACTTATAGTGTTCATCCTATCTGGTGTCATCTTTGCAAGTGCTCTCACCATGG GAGTCATAGGCATTGAGAGAAGCATTCGAATGATTCACAACCATGAGTTCATGGGGTTTTTAGATTTTTGCAGCAGTCAATGA
- the LOC107922560 gene encoding sulfite exporter TauE/SafE family protein 4 isoform X4 — MATKGFVLYLLSGFSIAVLSVLFIQKSNNDNMNQSSNLLESPYNLSTTEKVWPALELNWRLVMATVIGFLGSACGTVGGVGGGGIFVPMLTLIVGFDTKSAAAISKCMIMGASASSVWYNLRVPHPTKEVPIIDYDLALLFQPMLMLGITVGVALSVVFPYWLITVLIIILFLVLIDTEYEPLVPKEEKSKLQILCFNLRWKRLLVLATVWVLFTVIQVIKNDVVPCTTLYWVLFCLQFPIATLVFGYEATKLYKEHKKRMSTGNAETVCGASIQWSPLNIAFCALCGILGGTVGGLLGSGGGFILGPLLLEIGVIPQVASATATFVMMFSSSLSVVEFYLLKRFPMPYGVIGIERSIRMIHNHEFMGFLDFCSSQ, encoded by the exons ATGGCGACCAAAGGGTTCGTTTTGTATCTGCTGTCCGGTTTTTCGATAGCAGTTCTCTCTGTTTTGTTCATCCAAAAAAGCAACAACGACAACATGAACCAAAGCTCAAATCTCTTAGAGTCCCCATATAATTTATCCACCACTGAAAAAGTTTGGCCt GCATTGGAGTTGAACTGGAGGCTTGTAATGGCGACGGTGATAGGGTTTCTAGGATCAGCATGTGGTACGGTGGGCGGCGTTGGCGGCGGCGGCATTTTTGTTCCAATGCTTACCTTGATTGTTGGATTTGATACCAAATCTGCCGCTGCTATTTCCAAAT GCATGATCATGGGGGCATCAGCATCGTCAGTTTGGTATAATCTTAGAGTGCCGCATCCCACAAAGGAAGTGCCAATCATTGACTACGATTTGGCTCTTCTTTTCCAGCCTATGTTGATGCTTGGCATCACTGTTGGGGTTGCCTTGAGCGTCGTTTTCCCTTATTGGCTCATTACTGTGCTCATCATCATACTCTTCTTAG TACTGATAGATACAGAGTACGAACCATTGGTTCCAAAAGAAGAGAAATCAAAACTG CAAATACTGTGTTTCAATCTAAGGTGGAAAAGGCTTTTGGTACTGGCTACAGTTTGGGTACTTTTCACAGTTATTCAAGTCATCAAG AATGATGTGGTTCCCTGTACCACTTTGTATTGGGTATTGTTTTGCTTACAG TTCCCCATAGCAACACTGGTTTTTGGATATGAAGCAACTAAATTATACAAAGAACATAAGAAGAGAATGAGCACTGGGAACGCTGAAACAGTTTGTGGAGCTTCAATTCAATGGAGTCCATTGAACATTGCATTTTGTGCACTTTGTGGCATCTTGGGAGGCACTGTTGGTGGATTGCTTGGTTCTGGTGGTGGATTCATTTTGGGTCCTCTCCTCCTTGAAATTGGTGTGATTCCACAG GTGGCTAGTGCAACAGCAACATTCGTAATGATGTTCTCTTCATCCTTATCCGTTGTTGAATTCTATTTGCTTAAGAGGTTCCCAATGCCCTATG GAGTCATAGGCATTGAGAGAAGCATTCGAATGATTCACAACCATGAGTTCATGGGGTTTTTAGATTTTTGCAGCAGTCAATGA